In Thiospirochaeta perfilievii, a single window of DNA contains:
- the xseA gene encoding exodeoxyribonuclease VII large subunit yields MELENHLFTVSELNQIIKDVLESSFYSIQLEGEISNFRPASSGHWYFSLKDSSSNISVVMFKNSSYAVDFTPKDGMKVKVTGKLSLYSQRGTYQIICSKMTQFGEGQLLLMLEERKRKLASLGLFDPSIKKPLPRYPNRIGIITSHTGAALQDILRVLHRRHCLSNILVLPTSVQGVGAEKTIVKQLKKANKDRLCDLIILSRGGGSVEDLLPFSEESVVKEIYRSNIPIITGIGHEIDTTLSDYAADVRASTPSAAGEIATEGAEQLYNSVFNLKISLHQSIKVKISNIRSKIQIFDRDSVKRVLNSKIESSIISIDYLKKDMLNGITTNISRGKNSITQYINTIEALSPFKLFEKGYSWVTKDNRSILNQKINPGDTLEVKYKLGTIKTTVKENR; encoded by the coding sequence ATGGAATTAGAAAATCACTTATTTACAGTTAGCGAGTTGAATCAAATAATTAAAGATGTATTAGAGAGTTCTTTCTATTCAATTCAATTAGAGGGTGAAATTTCCAATTTCAGACCAGCTTCAAGTGGTCATTGGTATTTTAGCTTAAAAGATAGTAGTTCAAATATCTCTGTAGTTATGTTTAAAAACAGCTCCTATGCTGTGGACTTTACCCCAAAGGATGGGATGAAGGTTAAGGTTACTGGAAAGTTATCCCTATATAGCCAAAGAGGGACATACCAAATTATATGCAGTAAAATGACCCAATTTGGAGAAGGACAACTCCTTTTAATGTTAGAGGAGAGAAAGAGAAAATTAGCCTCTTTAGGGCTTTTTGATCCATCAATAAAAAAACCCCTACCTAGGTATCCCAATAGAATAGGGATTATAACATCCCACACTGGTGCTGCACTCCAGGATATTTTAAGGGTTCTACACAGAAGACACTGCTTATCTAATATTTTAGTTCTACCTACAAGTGTTCAAGGTGTAGGAGCTGAAAAAACAATAGTTAAACAGTTAAAAAAAGCTAATAAAGATAGATTATGTGACTTAATAATACTATCTAGAGGAGGTGGAAGTGTTGAAGATTTACTACCCTTCTCTGAGGAGAGTGTTGTTAAGGAGATTTATAGATCTAATATACCTATTATAACAGGCATTGGACATGAGATTGACACAACATTAAGTGATTATGCTGCTGATGTTAGAGCTTCTACACCTTCAGCTGCTGGTGAAATTGCAACAGAGGGAGCAGAACAACTATATAATAGTGTTTTTAACTTAAAAATTAGCCTACATCAATCTATTAAGGTTAAGATCTCAAATATTAGGAGTAAAATTCAGATATTTGATAGGGATAGTGTAAAAAGGGTTCTAAACTCAAAGATTGAGAGTAGTATTATCTCTATTGATTATTTAAAAAAAGATATGTTAAATGGGATTACAACAAATATTAGCAGGGGAAAAAACAGCATAACTCAGTATATAAATACGATTGAAGCCCTATCACCATTTAAGTTATTTGAAAAAGGATACTCCTGGGTAACAAAAGATAATAGGTCTATATTAAACCAAAAGATTAACCCTGGGGATACATTAGAAGTGAAGTATAAATTAGGAACTATAAAAACAACAGTAAAGGAAAACAGATGA
- the xseB gene encoding exodeoxyribonuclease VII small subunit → MKFEEKLNRLEEISKIMREESLGLDESIQSYEEGMKIALELEKELTIFEKRVQILTETPEGDQIEDFK, encoded by the coding sequence ATGAAATTTGAGGAAAAGTTAAATAGACTTGAAGAGATATCAAAAATAATGAGAGAAGAGAGTCTAGGATTAGATGAATCTATACAGTCCTATGAAGAGGGAATGAAGATAGCCTTAGAACTAGAAAAAGAGCTTACAATATTTGAAAAAAGAGTTCAGATTTTAACAGAAACTCCAGAAGGGGATCAAATAGAAGATTTTAAATAG
- a CDS encoding DUF192 domain-containing protein, translating into MNFKRVLSFLIFLTLFYSCSRESVEDSIDLKINSKILQVEIAATDTKRAQGLMNRDSLGKNNGMIFVFDKERAVSFWMKNTLIPLSIAYIDKKGVILEIYSMKPLSTEPIQSKRSSILYALEVNEGYFKDNGIKVGDRVELETLYNYLKSSI; encoded by the coding sequence ATGAATTTTAAAAGAGTTTTATCTTTTCTAATATTTTTAACACTATTTTACTCCTGTAGTAGGGAGTCTGTTGAAGATTCTATTGATCTTAAAATTAATTCAAAAATTTTACAGGTTGAAATTGCAGCCACAGATACTAAAAGAGCCCAAGGCTTAATGAATAGGGATAGTTTAGGGAAAAATAACGGAATGATTTTTGTTTTTGATAAGGAGAGAGCAGTCTCCTTTTGGATGAAAAACACTCTAATACCCCTCTCTATTGCATATATAGATAAAAAGGGAGTTATCCTAGAGATATATAGTATGAAACCCCTCTCCACTGAGCCTATTCAATCAAAAAGGAGCTCTATATTATACGCTTTAGAGGTTAATGAGGGCTATTTTAAGGATAATGGAATAAAAGTAGGAGATAGGGTTGAACTAGAGACTCTTTATAACTATTTAAAATCTTCTATTTGA
- a CDS encoding PEGA domain-containing protein, giving the protein MKKNLIFTLLLLSLSSLFSEDNLFYISDESIYRTSLNEAQYNESKYYTEGTAFTQGLEIYSNTENVYIYFNGKKSLASNISYNSLPSGTYSLQIKKSGYKSIYLLVDIIDGKRTIINVTLAREYGFLRVNVDEPNSVIYLNNIKFDNNNPIPTGSYSLKVKSFGYEEFKTNILIIDNYTKIIDVNLEKAPFKLTSIKTNKDYFNPNAYEGFSSINFYISVNGPGNGNLIIYNVDNEIIHTRSLNFTNWTTKVNFNGGDVNNLLDGFYTVKVETEDQEVSTNFNVDSTLINRNIGIYNGFSGLLNCPTAEINSKPILYNSIGLGYNVGSSTLSLPIFLSITKSDSLQFHGGLEIDLNTVNSESDVNLSLGLLYSYKLSSSRIGLNLNYNFESNQSDEVYNYGNSLIINTPITLNRDSIYFSITPEYHYNFNGFDSVNLSGGVHFDNQKSRSGISVKVNNILDRIDYNYGIEHTILLKNSQSYLGLSLLSDDDFNISFLLSLSNLY; this is encoded by the coding sequence ATGAAAAAAAATCTAATTTTTACTTTATTACTACTTAGCCTTTCATCTTTATTTTCAGAGGATAACCTATTTTATATAAGTGATGAGAGTATATACAGGACATCGTTAAATGAAGCCCAGTATAATGAGAGTAAATATTATACAGAAGGGACTGCTTTTACCCAGGGTTTAGAAATTTATTCAAATACAGAAAACGTCTATATTTATTTTAACGGGAAAAAAAGCCTGGCATCAAATATTTCTTACAACAGTCTACCTAGTGGAACCTATAGTCTCCAGATTAAAAAGAGTGGTTATAAATCCATATACTTATTAGTAGATATAATTGATGGTAAACGTACGATTATTAATGTAACTCTAGCTAGAGAGTACGGGTTTTTAAGGGTAAATGTCGATGAACCTAATAGTGTAATATATCTAAACAATATTAAATTTGATAATAACAACCCAATACCTACAGGTTCTTATAGTTTAAAAGTTAAGAGTTTTGGTTATGAAGAGTTTAAAACTAATATTCTAATTATTGACAACTATACAAAGATAATTGACGTAAACCTTGAAAAGGCTCCATTTAAACTTACTAGTATAAAAACTAATAAAGATTATTTTAATCCTAATGCATATGAAGGTTTCTCATCCATTAATTTTTATATTAGTGTTAATGGCCCTGGGAATGGGAACCTCATAATATATAATGTTGATAATGAGATTATACATACTAGGAGTTTAAATTTTACTAATTGGACAACAAAAGTTAATTTTAATGGTGGGGATGTTAATAACTTGTTAGATGGTTTTTACACTGTGAAAGTAGAAACAGAAGATCAGGAAGTTTCAACTAATTTTAATGTAGATTCTACACTAATAAATCGAAACATAGGAATATATAATGGGTTTTCAGGTCTTTTAAACTGTCCAACAGCTGAAATAAATAGTAAACCAATACTCTATAACTCCATAGGACTTGGGTATAATGTTGGAAGCTCTACACTCTCCCTACCTATTTTCCTCTCAATTACAAAATCGGATAGTTTACAGTTTCATGGTGGTTTAGAGATTGATCTAAATACTGTTAATTCAGAAAGTGATGTAAATCTATCCCTAGGACTGCTATATAGTTATAAGTTAAGTAGTTCTAGAATTGGATTAAATTTAAACTACAACTTTGAGTCTAACCAGAGTGATGAAGTATATAATTATGGAAACTCATTAATAATTAATACACCTATAACCCTTAATAGAGATAGTATCTATTTTTCTATAACTCCAGAATATCATTATAATTTTAATGGTTTTGATAGTGTAAACCTTTCAGGTGGAGTACATTTTGATAACCAGAAGAGTAGAAGTGGAATATCGGTAAAAGTTAATAATATACTAGATAGAATTGACTATAACTATGGGATAGAACATACAATTTTACTAAAGAATAGCCAAAGCTATTTAGGATTATCCCTATTAAGTGATGATGATTTTAATATCTCTTTTCTACTATCCCTTTCTAATCTCTACTAA
- a CDS encoding zinc ribbon domain-containing protein: protein MRTFYCQKCGAEVPLNQDYCSNCNSEFSSVLCPKCKFIGNSLDFEDGCPKCGYLKRVNKRKKRFTFRIFLSLFFTLIFTLIFLLSKF, encoded by the coding sequence ATGAGGACTTTTTATTGTCAGAAGTGTGGGGCAGAAGTTCCTTTAAATCAGGATTATTGTTCAAACTGTAATAGTGAGTTTAGTTCTGTCTTATGTCCAAAGTGTAAATTTATAGGTAACTCTCTAGATTTTGAGGATGGTTGTCCAAAGTGTGGCTACTTAAAAAGGGTGAATAAGAGGAAAAAAAGATTCACATTTAGAATCTTTTTAAGCCTCTTTTTTACACTTATATTTACTCTTATTTTTTTACTATCTAAGTTTTAG
- a CDS encoding SpoIIE family protein phosphatase, which translates to MKSYSRLFLISIFILLSSVIFPQTLFWAEKEVISEGISLFSSFKSSDNYLYSAWQEINYFPGNDGGVSNLVIRRSSDGYLWEEVKHSVAPVEFYGITPPKYYSIDSDREGNLILVSSSGSKSSFNRLTIFYLKSGSLNLEELTTLDYDRAVLSPSIYFRGIDGELGYILFVSQLKVLTTEVQEDNSEISLESGAISIFSRTSEDGENWSLNREFINRNSDQSGLPIYKYYNNEELVVYQSVVTSTNEDNNFQLFIKSKQLDEDSWGEDKLLTGSDEFITGSGNQAFSAFDNQRPSFVIRENQIGLTWERSYGYEASKIYFSYLTKDSDGYTLINSEKVTSGTRSCSRPRGFEFNEEFYLLWFDNQLGSNDIVMAIPDKQSGLWIEKIVSDDRNYFSIFGDFVQFKDSLRVYWEDQTINRESYNSTRSRIQALNPDRDVDAPIISSSYKKRDNKTNVRFRWSKPNDSSGIKGFYYSWENSEGEVLVQNRVLSNVEISSFLEATEDGEYIFSIYAEDNAGNLSDLSTYRYIYDKTPPDKVYFPEPKTDENGFLLSNSELIKWDTFDDDVVGFSNVITYLGTNYDSNNFNINRVKISNNFTNVQSVSFNNFDNGFYALTVRALDSAGNIGRPEAFIFRLNKYIPVTYISYISYSQNTNGELVTTIHGRGFKADGDVDVVILDRDGLEPWDYRFENDPNVFNVVTDRRIEGPNLDDIEGGTYRVGIIHPVRGTYFSGPVIRVESTGTVKFGDFTKGYEEVWQTISQKRVNVSFEFLIFTLIIVSALIMLLFSIFKLSVINRERSRLYHDAKALVNGTPFLDEKVILRIRDMKKKGFGLRVKFTALIISLIIGVIVLISLPLANFMIDTQKKNLTDGLVSRTEILLNSLVSGAKDYIERKSVLDLNNLISTTEAMPEVMWGTIVGVSSSDSNVTNALWAYTDQQTAGYFVPLPNRIEIKSFNDNFADIIREDELQLLLKLYSIEAGYYILNENNSLEDDLKLRKIITDLGYPREIVIGQTQYRDSLSEEVELLIKDIEDKGTKELLDKKEELIRLSAERINATGARGSELSEIINTLNTQISDALSLMSSNTGVVPIVNYETVQDQSSYVFYKPILYNETGVDTFYKGLVRLEVSTETINMEILNSINNLIIRVGITAIVAILIGIIGALFLATFMINPIKKLVAGVQMIRDTEDKSELKNHEIVVKSKDELFTLASTVNQMTEGLVKAAAMSKDVTMGKEIQKMFIPLELNPNGEGKLTTGQFDNKEISVFGYYEGAKGVSGDYFDYRQIDEDHFAMIKCDIAGKGVPASLIMVEVATIFLSYFRKWSVREQGYKIDELVYSMNDLLEERGFKGRFAAFIVVILNTKTGKCYMCNAGDNLVHIYRAKKHEMETMVLHEVPAAGIFSSDMLEMQGGYKVETTTLGKNDILFLFTDGVEESKHLFRDEKYNEIVCTHPGLKEGELHDTHAVNEEFEELGVPRINEILHSVIHKTNYSLKKYHYPQPEANFDFNFSTLKGEVKDAVLGLIAVEKVFRLNPDPSANKEDTIKIDKVVNNFLMQHFEQYSSYYKFKVDKGENAQHDFFSHIKEDDQYDDLTILAIKKK; encoded by the coding sequence TCAATTTTTATTCTTTTAAGCTCAGTTATCTTTCCACAAACTCTTTTTTGGGCTGAGAAGGAGGTTATAAGTGAAGGAATCTCCCTCTTCTCCAGTTTTAAGTCTAGTGATAACTATCTCTATAGTGCGTGGCAGGAGATTAATTACTTTCCTGGTAATGATGGAGGAGTCTCAAATTTAGTAATTAGAAGAAGTAGTGACGGTTATCTATGGGAGGAAGTAAAACACAGTGTAGCCCCTGTTGAGTTTTATGGTATAACCCCACCTAAATATTATAGTATAGATAGTGATAGGGAAGGAAACTTAATTTTAGTCTCATCATCTGGTAGTAAATCATCCTTTAATAGGCTAACTATCTTCTATCTTAAGTCAGGAAGTCTAAATTTAGAAGAGTTAACCACACTAGATTATGATAGGGCTGTTTTATCCCCATCTATCTATTTTAGGGGTATTGATGGTGAGCTAGGATATATCCTATTTGTATCCCAATTAAAAGTATTAACAACAGAGGTTCAAGAGGATAATAGTGAGATATCATTAGAGTCTGGAGCCATATCTATCTTTTCAAGGACAAGTGAAGATGGTGAAAATTGGAGTTTAAATAGGGAATTTATAAATAGAAATTCTGACCAAAGTGGTCTACCTATATACAAATACTATAATAATGAAGAGTTAGTTGTATATCAATCTGTTGTAACATCAACAAATGAGGATAATAACTTCCAACTATTTATTAAAAGTAAACAACTAGATGAAGATAGTTGGGGTGAGGATAAACTATTAACAGGAAGTGATGAGTTTATAACTGGTTCTGGGAATCAGGCTTTTAGTGCCTTTGATAACCAAAGACCATCCTTTGTTATTAGGGAGAATCAGATAGGTCTTACATGGGAAAGAAGTTATGGGTATGAGGCTTCTAAGATTTATTTTAGTTATCTAACCAAAGATAGTGATGGATACACCCTAATAAATAGTGAAAAGGTTACAAGTGGTACTAGAAGTTGTAGTAGACCAAGGGGTTTTGAGTTTAATGAGGAATTTTATCTTCTATGGTTTGATAATCAGCTAGGTTCTAATGATATAGTTATGGCAATACCGGATAAACAATCAGGTTTGTGGATAGAAAAAATAGTAAGTGATGATAGAAACTACTTCTCTATATTTGGGGATTTTGTTCAGTTTAAGGACTCCTTACGTGTCTATTGGGAAGATCAAACTATAAATAGAGAGAGTTATAACAGTACAAGGTCTAGAATACAGGCATTAAATCCGGATAGGGATGTTGATGCACCTATAATCTCATCATCCTATAAAAAGAGGGATAACAAAACAAATGTTAGATTTAGATGGAGTAAACCTAATGACTCCTCTGGTATTAAGGGGTTCTATTACTCATGGGAAAATAGTGAAGGGGAAGTTCTAGTCCAAAATAGAGTCTTATCAAATGTTGAAATATCTAGTTTCCTAGAAGCCACAGAAGATGGAGAGTATATCTTCTCAATTTATGCTGAGGATAATGCAGGAAACCTATCGGATTTATCAACGTATAGATATATATATGACAAAACTCCCCCTGATAAGGTCTATTTCCCAGAGCCTAAAACCGATGAAAACGGATTTTTATTATCAAATAGTGAGTTAATAAAATGGGATACTTTTGATGATGATGTTGTAGGCTTTTCTAATGTTATAACCTATCTTGGTACAAACTACGATAGTAATAACTTTAATATAAACAGGGTTAAAATATCTAATAATTTCACTAATGTTCAATCTGTCTCTTTTAATAACTTCGATAATGGGTTTTATGCCCTAACTGTTAGGGCATTGGATAGTGCAGGTAATATAGGTAGACCTGAAGCCTTTATTTTTAGATTAAATAAGTATATCCCGGTAACTTACATCTCCTATATAAGCTATAGCCAAAATACAAATGGTGAACTAGTAACAACTATTCATGGGCGAGGTTTTAAAGCTGATGGAGATGTTGATGTTGTAATTTTAGATAGGGATGGTCTTGAGCCATGGGACTATAGGTTTGAAAATGACCCTAATGTATTTAATGTGGTTACAGATAGAAGAATTGAGGGACCAAACTTAGACGATATAGAGGGTGGAACATATAGAGTTGGAATCATCCATCCTGTTAGGGGAACATATTTTAGTGGTCCTGTAATAAGAGTTGAATCCACTGGAACTGTTAAGTTTGGAGATTTTACCAAGGGTTATGAAGAGGTGTGGCAAACTATAAGTCAAAAAAGGGTAAATGTCTCCTTCGAATTTCTAATATTCACCCTAATTATAGTTTCAGCATTAATAATGTTATTATTCTCAATATTTAAACTAAGTGTTATAAATAGAGAGAGAAGTAGACTCTATCATGATGCTAAAGCTTTAGTTAATGGTACCCCATTTTTAGATGAAAAAGTTATATTAAGGATTAGAGATATGAAGAAAAAAGGATTTGGACTAAGGGTTAAATTTACAGCCCTAATAATCAGTTTAATTATAGGGGTAATCGTTTTAATCAGTCTACCACTTGCAAATTTCATGATAGATACCCAGAAGAAAAACTTGACAGACGGTTTAGTTAGTAGAACAGAAATACTACTAAATTCCCTTGTTTCAGGTGCAAAGGATTATATTGAAAGAAAGTCCGTTCTAGACTTAAATAACCTAATTTCAACTACTGAGGCTATGCCAGAAGTAATGTGGGGGACTATTGTAGGTGTATCATCTTCAGACTCTAATGTTACAAACGCATTATGGGCGTATACTGATCAACAAACAGCGGGCTATTTTGTTCCACTACCAAATAGAATTGAGATTAAAAGTTTTAACGATAACTTTGCTGATATTATTAGGGAAGATGAGCTTCAACTACTATTAAAACTCTATAGTATAGAGGCTGGATACTATATTTTAAATGAAAATAACAGTTTAGAAGATGATCTTAAACTTAGAAAAATTATTACAGATCTTGGTTATCCAAGGGAGATTGTTATTGGTCAAACTCAGTATAGAGACTCCCTATCAGAAGAGGTAGAGCTACTTATTAAGGATATTGAGGATAAGGGTACTAAAGAGCTATTAGATAAAAAAGAGGAGCTTATACGGCTAAGTGCAGAGAGAATAAATGCAACTGGTGCTAGGGGTAGTGAGCTCTCTGAGATCATTAATACTCTTAATACACAAATAAGTGATGCCCTATCACTAATGTCATCAAATACAGGAGTAGTTCCAATAGTTAATTATGAGACTGTTCAGGATCAATCATCCTACGTTTTTTATAAACCCATTTTATATAATGAAACAGGGGTTGATACATTTTACAAAGGTCTAGTTAGACTTGAAGTATCAACAGAGACAATTAATATGGAGATTTTGAACTCTATAAACAATCTTATTATTCGGGTGGGTATTACAGCAATTGTAGCAATTTTAATCGGAATAATAGGGGCTCTATTTTTAGCTACATTTATGATAAATCCAATTAAAAAACTTGTAGCAGGGGTTCAGATGATCCGTGATACAGAGGATAAATCAGAATTAAAAAATCATGAGATTGTAGTTAAATCCAAGGATGAGTTATTCACCCTTGCATCAACTGTTAATCAGATGACAGAGGGGTTAGTTAAGGCTGCTGCTATGTCTAAAGACGTAACCATGGGTAAAGAGATTCAGAAGATGTTCATCCCCCTAGAGCTTAACCCTAATGGAGAGGGTAAGTTAACAACAGGACAGTTTGATAACAAAGAGATATCTGTTTTTGGATATTATGAAGGTGCTAAGGGTGTTTCTGGTGACTACTTTGACTATAGACAGATAGATGAAGATCACTTTGCTATGATCAAGTGTGATATTGCAGGAAAGGGTGTTCCTGCCTCCCTTATTATGGTAGAAGTAGCGACCATCTTTTTATCTTATTTTAGAAAATGGTCCGTTAGGGAACAGGGGTATAAAATAGATGAACTAGTATACTCAATGAATGATCTATTAGAAGAGAGGGGTTTTAAAGGACGTTTTGCTGCCTTTATAGTTGTTATATTAAATACTAAAACAGGGAAGTGTTATATGTGTAATGCTGGGGATAATCTTGTTCATATCTATAGAGCTAAAAAACATGAGATGGAGACTATGGTTCTCCACGAGGTTCCAGCAGCTGGTATCTTCTCCTCTGACATGTTAGAGATGCAGGGAGGGTATAAAGTTGAGACAACAACCCTGGGGAAAAATGACATCTTATTCCTATTTACAGATGGTGTTGAGGAGTCTAAACATCTATTTAGAGATGAAAAGTATAATGAGATAGTTTGTACTCATCCAGGACTTAAAGAGGGGGAGTTACATGATACCCATGCAGTTAATGAAGAGTTTGAAGAGTTAGGAGTCCCTAGAATAAATGAGATACTACACTCTGTTATACATAAAACTAATTACTCCCTTAAGAAGTATCACTATCCACAACCTGAGGCTAATTTTGATTTTAACTTTAGTACACTAAAAGGAGAGGTTAAAGACGCTGTGCTTGGACTAATTGCTGTGGAGAAAGTATTTAGATTAAATCCTGACCCTAGTGCCAATAAAGAGGATACAATAAAAATTGATAAGGTTGTAAATAACTTTTTAATGCAGCATTTTGAACAATACTCATCTTATTATAAGTTTAAGGTTGATAAGGGGGAGAATGCCCAACACGATTTTTTCTCCCATATAAAAGAGGATGACCAATACGACGACCTAACAATCTTAGCAATAAAGAAGAAGTAA